One window from the genome of Leuconostoc suionicum encodes:
- a CDS encoding 6-phospho-beta-glucosidase: protein MSKRLSEDFLWGGAVAAHQLEGAWQEGGKGVSVADVMTVGGPDKERNITKGVVPGEYYPNHEAIDFYHRYRADIALFKEMGFKCFRTSIAWTRIYPTGEESEPNEAGLKFYDDLFDELIKNNIEPVITLSHFELPYHLVTRYGGFRNRKVIDLFVKFATTCLKRYKDKVKYWMTFNEINNQANYDNDFLVFTNSGLHFNPGENREEGMYQAAHNELVASARVVKIGHDINPNFQIGCMIAMGPIYPASMNPDDVLAAQKSMEKNYFFADVHVNGQYPAFLTKYWTRKGFNIDVTQEDLADLQAGTVDYIGFSYYMSHAVKKPEGLNFDDMTPENSQVRNTYLAASDWGWQIDPKGLRYALNWFTDKYHLPLFIVENGFGAYDKVEEDGTIHDSYRIAYLQEHIREMKLAVVEDGVDLIGYTPWGCIDLVSAGTGEMDKRYGFIYVDKNNQNEGSLKRSKKDSFYWFKDVIATNAENIN, encoded by the coding sequence ATGTCTAAACGTTTATCTGAAGATTTTCTTTGGGGTGGTGCTGTTGCAGCTCACCAATTAGAAGGTGCGTGGCAAGAAGGAGGTAAAGGAGTTAGCGTCGCTGATGTTATGACGGTTGGTGGCCCAGACAAGGAGCGAAACATTACGAAAGGAGTTGTTCCAGGAGAATATTATCCTAATCATGAAGCGATTGATTTTTATCATCGTTACAGAGCAGACATTGCCTTATTTAAAGAAATGGGATTTAAATGTTTTCGAACTTCAATTGCATGGACAAGAATTTACCCTACTGGTGAGGAAAGCGAGCCAAATGAGGCAGGTTTAAAATTTTATGATGACTTATTTGATGAACTTATCAAAAATAATATTGAACCGGTCATCACGTTATCTCATTTCGAATTACCGTACCACTTGGTTACAAGATATGGTGGTTTCCGTAATCGAAAAGTAATCGATTTATTCGTTAAGTTTGCAACGACTTGTCTAAAGCGATACAAAGACAAGGTTAAATACTGGATGACGTTTAACGAGATTAACAATCAGGCTAACTATGACAATGATTTTCTGGTTTTTACAAATTCTGGGCTGCACTTTAACCCTGGTGAAAATCGTGAGGAGGGTATGTACCAAGCTGCTCATAATGAATTAGTAGCTAGTGCACGAGTTGTTAAAATTGGTCATGACATCAATCCCAATTTTCAAATTGGCTGTATGATCGCGATGGGACCTATTTATCCAGCATCTATGAATCCAGATGATGTTCTTGCAGCTCAAAAAAGCATGGAAAAAAATTATTTCTTTGCAGACGTGCATGTCAATGGTCAATATCCAGCATTTTTAACAAAATATTGGACTCGGAAGGGATTTAACATTGATGTTACCCAAGAAGACCTGGCAGATTTACAAGCTGGTACTGTTGACTATATTGGTTTTAGTTACTACATGTCACATGCAGTTAAAAAGCCAGAAGGGTTAAACTTTGATGACATGACACCAGAAAATAGCCAAGTACGTAATACCTATTTAGCAGCAAGTGATTGGGGATGGCAAATTGATCCTAAGGGGTTGCGTTACGCCCTGAATTGGTTTACAGATAAATATCATTTACCATTATTTATTGTTGAGAATGGGTTCGGCGCATACGATAAAGTTGAAGAAGATGGTACAATACATGATTCTTATCGTATTGCATATTTACAAGAACACATTCGGGAAATGAAGTTGGCGGTAGTTGAAGATGGCGTTGACTTGATTGGATATACACCTTGGGGATGCATTGACTTGGTTTCAGCCGGGACTGGAGAAATGGATAAACGATACGGATTTATCTATGTAGACAAAAACAACCAAAATGAGGGCTCATTGAAACGTAGCAAAAAGGATTCCTTTTATTGGTTTAAAGACGTTATCGCAACGAACGCTGAAAATATTAATTAA
- a CDS encoding PTS cellobiose transporter subunit IIB → MKKALIICAAGMSSSMMAKKTTDYFKNKNIDIEVDAITATEGEDAIRNSDFDLFLVSPQTTMYLEGFEKIGDEVGKPVVSIPFKAYIPIPTGIEGMANLVQEHIN, encoded by the coding sequence ATGAAAAAAGCGTTAATTATTTGTGCAGCTGGTATGTCATCATCCATGATGGCAAAAAAAACAACTGACTATTTCAAAAATAAAAATATAGATATTGAAGTAGATGCGATTACTGCTACAGAAGGAGAAGATGCTATTCGTAATAGTGATTTCGATCTATTTCTGGTCAGCCCACAGACAACAATGTACCTTGAAGGTTTTGAAAAGATTGGAGATGAAGTTGGTAAACCTGTTGTTTCTATTCCCTTTAAAGCCTATATACCCATACCGACAGGTATTGAAGGCATGGCGAACTTAGTACAAGAGCATATTAATTAG